From a region of the Janthinobacterium sp. 61 genome:
- a CDS encoding LysR family transcriptional regulator has translation MDKDMELRHFRCVLAVAHSLHFARAAAELGISPPALTKQVQETEHLLGTRLFQRSKRAVALTAAGELFVIEATRALAQLAQAQDVARRAGRGELGRLEIGYVASAAYSGVLQDQFARFRASHPGIHICAREQAMDTLPGLLDQGRVDLAFVRPPLHLPDGIDMVVLLRDRFVLALQADSPLARLDVAEPAALAQQAFIVPEQELGTLEVSRRGGFAPQVVSRPGSLVAVLTEVSLGVGCAIVPHSVMASVQLPGVCFRDLAAPQISSEIAVAFRRHEQAPAARAFIAQLRAAALN, from the coding sequence ATAGACAAAGACATGGAGTTGCGGCACTTCCGCTGCGTGCTGGCCGTGGCGCACAGCCTGCATTTCGCGCGGGCGGCTGCCGAGCTGGGCATTTCGCCTCCCGCGCTGACCAAGCAGGTGCAGGAAACGGAGCACCTGCTGGGCACGCGCCTGTTCCAGCGCAGCAAGCGCGCCGTGGCCCTGACGGCCGCCGGAGAATTGTTCGTCATCGAGGCCACGCGCGCGCTGGCGCAGCTGGCGCAGGCGCAGGACGTGGCGCGGCGCGCGGGCCGGGGAGAGCTGGGACGGCTGGAAATCGGCTACGTGGCCTCGGCCGCCTATTCCGGCGTGCTGCAAGACCAGTTTGCCCGCTTTCGCGCCAGCCACCCCGGCATCCACATCTGTGCGCGCGAACAGGCGATGGATACCCTGCCCGGCTTGCTGGACCAGGGCCGCGTTGACCTGGCGTTCGTGCGCCCGCCCCTGCACCTGCCGGACGGCATAGACATGGTGGTCTTGCTGCGCGACCGCTTCGTGCTGGCCCTGCAGGCAGACAGCCCGCTGGCCCGCCTGGACGTGGCGGAACCGGCCGCGCTGGCGCAGCAGGCCTTCATCGTGCCGGAACAGGAGCTGGGAACACTGGAAGTCAGCCGGCGCGGCGGCTTTGCGCCACAGGTTGTGTCGCGCCCCGGCAGCCTGGTGGCCGTGCTGACGGAAGTATCGCTGGGCGTGGGCTGCGCCATCGTGCCCCACTCCGTGATGGCCAGCGTGCAATTGCCCGGTGTGTGCTTCCGCGACCTGGCAGCACCGCAGATCAGCTCGGAAATCGCCGTAGCCTTCCGCCGCCACGAACAGGCGCCCGCCGCGCGCGCCTTCATTGCCCAGCTGCGCGCCGCGGCGCTGAATTGA
- a CDS encoding MFS transporter gives MKNTNWTLYTCSGVCALIMLDTNVVAVSLPSIARSLNASFVDVEWVVSAYMLAFASFLLPAGSIADRLGRRRVMLFGLAVFALASLLCGLAWTPFVLNVARAIKGLGAALLLTSALAVIGHTFHAEKERARAWSVWGAAMGVAMTVAPLLGGLITSAINWRWIFYLNLPVVAILMWLVGKHVDESKDASNASFDPLGALLFSAGLFCIIWGLIDASVAGWASHATVLRFMAGAALLAVFVLVERRQRAPMVDLSLFGRRVFVGAVLGMFGYAIAAQVMMTFLPLYLQNAFGFSAVLAGCAMLPFAVAMVVLSRLAPRAMRWLDDRGILVTGLLIVAVGNVATALAAASLQYGLVAAGMVVTGAGAGLLNGTTQKAILACIPRERTGMGSGISTTTRFVGIVLAVGALGAVLAMRTAASFDKLAWLHGLKASPEMIGRIVAGNAAEAFGQLPPAMQAVAQEAARHAFIDGFASVLYLAGGLAAVVAALVFVLARPVQKV, from the coding sequence ATGAAGAATACCAACTGGACCTTATATACGTGCTCGGGCGTGTGTGCATTGATCATGCTCGACACCAACGTGGTGGCCGTGTCCCTGCCGTCGATCGCCCGCTCGCTCAATGCCAGCTTTGTCGACGTGGAATGGGTGGTCAGCGCCTACATGCTGGCGTTCGCCTCGTTTTTGCTGCCGGCCGGCAGCATTGCCGACCGCCTGGGGAGGCGCAGGGTGATGCTGTTTGGCCTGGCCGTGTTCGCGCTGGCATCCCTGCTGTGCGGCCTGGCGTGGACGCCGTTCGTGCTCAACGTGGCGCGCGCCATCAAGGGCCTGGGCGCCGCGCTGCTGCTCACGTCCGCGCTGGCCGTCATCGGCCACACCTTTCACGCGGAAAAGGAGCGGGCGAGGGCGTGGTCCGTGTGGGGCGCGGCCATGGGCGTGGCCATGACGGTGGCGCCGCTGTTGGGCGGCCTGATCACGAGCGCCATCAACTGGCGCTGGATTTTTTATCTGAACCTGCCCGTAGTCGCCATCCTGATGTGGCTGGTAGGCAAGCATGTGGATGAATCGAAGGATGCGTCCAACGCCAGTTTCGACCCGCTGGGGGCGCTGCTGTTCTCGGCCGGCCTGTTCTGCATCATCTGGGGCTTGATCGACGCCAGCGTGGCGGGCTGGGCCAGCCACGCCACTGTGCTGCGGTTTATGGCGGGCGCGGCGCTGCTGGCCGTGTTCGTGCTGGTGGAACGGCGCCAGCGCGCGCCCATGGTCGATCTGTCCCTGTTTGGCCGCCGCGTGTTTGTCGGCGCCGTGCTGGGCATGTTCGGCTACGCCATCGCCGCGCAAGTGATGATGACCTTCTTGCCCCTGTATTTGCAGAACGCCTTCGGCTTTTCCGCCGTGCTGGCCGGCTGCGCCATGTTGCCGTTTGCCGTGGCCATGGTGGTGCTGTCGCGCCTGGCGCCGCGCGCCATGCGCTGGCTGGACGACCGCGGCATACTGGTGACGGGCTTGCTGATCGTCGCCGTGGGCAACGTAGCCACGGCACTGGCCGCCGCCAGCCTGCAATACGGCCTGGTGGCGGCCGGCATGGTCGTCACGGGCGCGGGCGCCGGATTGCTGAATGGCACGACGCAAAAGGCCATCCTTGCCTGCATCCCCCGCGAACGCACGGGCATGGGGTCTGGCATCAGCACCACCACGCGCTTTGTCGGCATCGTGCTGGCCGTGGGGGCGCTGGGCGCCGTGCTGGCCATGCGCACGGCCGCCTCGTTCGACAAGCTGGCGTGGCTGCACGGCTTGAAGGCCTCACCCGAGATGATAGGGCGTATCGTCGCCGGCAACGCGGCCGAGGCTTTCGGCCAGCTACCGCCCGCCATGCAGGCCGTGGCGCAGGAAGCGGCCCGGCACGCCTTTATCGATGGCTTTGCCAGCGTGCTCTACCTGGCTGGCGGGCTGGCGGCCGTGGTGGCGGCGCTGGTCTTCGTGCTGGCCCGGCCGGTACAGAAAGTGTGA
- a CDS encoding GNAT family N-acetyltransferase — protein MHIRDAHAGDIEAITAIYNDAVSNTLAIWNERTVDAANRAAWLADRERAGYPVLVAIDAQHNVAGYASFGDWRPFEGFRHTVEHSVYVRADRRGAGVGKALMGELIVRARGLGKHVMVAGIEAGNAASIALHKQLGFEEVGLMRQVGTKFGAWLDLTFLQLQLDARSDPDGITPSR, from the coding sequence ATGCACATCCGCGATGCCCATGCGGGCGATATCGAGGCAATCACGGCCATCTATAACGATGCCGTCAGCAATACCCTGGCCATCTGGAATGAACGGACCGTCGATGCGGCCAACCGCGCAGCCTGGCTGGCCGACCGCGAGCGGGCCGGCTATCCGGTGCTGGTAGCCATCGATGCGCAGCACAATGTCGCCGGCTACGCCTCGTTTGGCGACTGGCGCCCGTTCGAGGGTTTTCGGCATACGGTCGAGCATTCCGTGTATGTGCGGGCCGATCGCCGCGGCGCCGGCGTCGGCAAGGCCTTGATGGGGGAACTGATCGTGCGCGCGCGCGGCCTGGGCAAGCACGTCATGGTGGCGGGCATCGAAGCGGGCAACGCCGCCTCGATCGCCCTGCACAAGCAGCTGGGTTTCGAAGAGGTGGGATTGATGCGCCAGGTGGGCACCAAGTTTGGCGCCTGGCTGGACCTGACATTCCTCCAGCTTCAGCTCGATGCGCGCAGCGATCCGGACGGCATCACGCCGTCCAGATAA
- a CDS encoding XRE family transcriptional regulator, which yields MSTKPDELNQRIGARVRLEREALGWSLTELAARSGVSRAMVHKVERGDCSPTATLLARLSGAFGLSMSELIARAEMREGRLLRKAEQPVWIDPQSDYVRRHVSPASDMPLDLVHISLPPGAVVAMPAAAYVARRQLIWSLSGSLVFIEGDTRHVLDAGDCLELGPPADCVFSNETASDCTYAVVVLKQG from the coding sequence ATGTCCACTAAACCAGACGAATTGAACCAGCGCATCGGCGCCAGGGTGCGCCTCGAACGGGAAGCGCTGGGCTGGTCGCTGACGGAACTGGCGGCCCGTTCGGGCGTCTCGCGCGCGATGGTGCACAAGGTGGAGCGGGGCGACTGCAGCCCCACGGCCACCTTGCTGGCAAGGCTGTCCGGCGCCTTCGGCCTGAGCATGTCAGAACTGATCGCCCGCGCGGAGATGCGCGAAGGGCGCTTGCTGCGCAAGGCCGAGCAGCCCGTGTGGATCGACCCGCAGAGTGACTATGTGCGGCGCCATGTGTCGCCCGCGTCCGACATGCCGCTCGACCTCGTGCATATTAGCTTGCCGCCAGGCGCCGTGGTGGCGATGCCGGCCGCCGCCTATGTGGCGCGGCGCCAGCTGATCTGGTCACTCAGCGGCAGCCTCGTCTTCATCGAAGGCGATACCCGCCACGTGCTGGACGCGGGCGATTGCCTGGAACTGGGTCCGCCCGCCGACTGCGTGTTCAGCAATGAAACGGCCAGCGATTGCACCTATGCCGTGGTCGTGCTGAAGCAGGGCTGA
- a CDS encoding 2-hydroxyacid dehydrogenase, protein MPPELLILAPSPSAAVNAQLEQQYTCHHAWQVPADERHAWLAERAPAIRAVVTTGALGLNATDMALLPALEIIAVNGVGLDGVALDAARARGIAVTTTPNVLTDDVADVALALLLASARHIVTLDRFVRDGGWERREAIAPASSLRGKTAGIFGFGQIGQAIALRLAAFGVQVRYFQPRAIAGTSVPRAESLLALAQECDYLIVCAPGTPATRKIIDRTVLDALGPQGTLINIARGALIDEDAMIAALQDGHLGAAGLDVFADEPRVPAALRALPNVVLTPHVGSLTVETRHAMGQLVVDNLAAHFAGLPLLTPVKS, encoded by the coding sequence ATGCCACCCGAACTCCTCATCCTCGCTCCCAGCCCCTCGGCTGCCGTCAACGCGCAGCTGGAGCAGCAATATACCTGCCACCACGCCTGGCAAGTGCCGGCGGACGAGCGCCACGCCTGGCTGGCCGAACGCGCGCCTGCCATCCGCGCCGTCGTGACGACGGGCGCGCTGGGCTTGAACGCCACCGACATGGCCTTGCTGCCCGCCCTGGAAATCATCGCCGTGAATGGCGTGGGCCTCGATGGCGTGGCCCTCGACGCAGCCCGCGCGCGCGGCATCGCCGTCACCACCACGCCGAACGTGCTGACGGATGACGTGGCCGACGTGGCGTTGGCCTTGCTGCTGGCCAGCGCGCGGCACATCGTGACGCTCGACCGTTTCGTGCGCGATGGCGGCTGGGAACGCCGCGAGGCCATCGCCCCCGCCTCCAGCCTGCGCGGCAAGACGGCCGGCATCTTCGGCTTCGGCCAGATCGGCCAGGCCATCGCGCTGCGCCTGGCCGCCTTCGGCGTCCAGGTGCGCTACTTTCAGCCCCGCGCCATTGCCGGCACATCCGTACCGCGCGCCGAATCCTTGCTGGCCCTGGCGCAGGAATGCGATTATCTGATCGTCTGCGCGCCGGGCACGCCCGCCACGCGCAAGATTATCGACCGCACCGTGCTAGACGCGCTGGGCCCGCAAGGCACCCTGATCAATATCGCCCGTGGCGCCCTCATCGACGAAGACGCCATGATTGCCGCCTTGCAGGATGGCCACTTGGGCGCGGCAGGTCTGGATGTGTTTGCGGACGAACCGCGCGTGCCGGCCGCCTTGCGCGCCTTGCCGAACGTGGTGCTGACGCCGCATGTGGGCAGCCTGACCGTGGAAACGCGCCATGCGATGGGGCAACTGGTCGTCGATAATCTGGCGGCGCACTTTGCCGGCTTGCCCTTATTGACGCCGGTAAAGTCATAA
- a CDS encoding low temperature requirement protein A produces the protein MTKSLLRTRGGQDSGKVGMIELFFDLVFVFAVTQLSHGLLAHLSAMGWLQTGLLLMAVWWAWIFTSWITNWLDPERIPVRISLFALMLGGLIMSASIPEAFGTRGLGFAGAYVAMQVGRPLFAWWAVRHEALARRRNFQRIALWAVLSGIFWIAGGLASPEQRIFWWGAALLIDLAGPWMQFGLPGLGRSTIADWDVDGSHMAERCGLFVIIALGESLLVTGATFAGLEWTAGNWLGFLSALVGSIAMWWIYFDTGAEAGHHRIAHSKDPGRIARKAYTYIHVLIVGGVIVSAVADELALVHPDEASFAGISALLGGPILYLLGNALFKWVSNDRATPPLSHLLGILIILALIPMAYGRLYTPLTLACITSCVLVLVAVWEHMALRRPPPDIDL, from the coding sequence TTGACAAAATCGCTGTTGCGCACGCGCGGCGGGCAGGACAGCGGCAAGGTGGGCATGATCGAGCTGTTCTTCGACCTGGTGTTCGTGTTTGCCGTTACGCAACTGTCGCACGGCTTGCTGGCGCACCTGAGCGCCATGGGCTGGCTGCAGACGGGCCTGCTCCTGATGGCCGTCTGGTGGGCATGGATCTTTACGTCGTGGATCACCAACTGGCTCGACCCCGAGCGCATTCCCGTGCGCATCAGCCTGTTCGCGCTGATGCTGGGCGGCCTGATCATGTCGGCCTCGATTCCTGAAGCGTTCGGCACGCGGGGCCTGGGCTTTGCGGGCGCCTACGTGGCCATGCAGGTGGGTCGGCCCCTGTTCGCCTGGTGGGCCGTGCGCCATGAAGCGCTGGCGCGCCGCCGCAATTTCCAGCGCATCGCGCTGTGGGCCGTGCTGTCCGGCATCTTCTGGATCGCCGGCGGCCTCGCGTCGCCCGAGCAGCGCATCTTTTGGTGGGGCGCGGCCCTGCTGATCGACCTGGCCGGCCCATGGATGCAGTTCGGCCTGCCGGGCCTGGGCCGTTCGACGATCGCCGACTGGGATGTCGATGGCAGCCACATGGCCGAACGCTGCGGCCTGTTCGTCATCATCGCCCTCGGTGAATCCTTGCTGGTGACGGGCGCCACCTTCGCGGGTCTGGAATGGACGGCCGGCAATTGGCTGGGCTTTTTGTCGGCACTGGTCGGCAGCATCGCCATGTGGTGGATTTATTTCGATACGGGCGCCGAGGCGGGTCACCACCGCATCGCCCACTCGAAGGACCCGGGCCGCATCGCCCGCAAGGCTTACACGTATATCCACGTGCTGATCGTGGGCGGCGTGATCGTCAGCGCCGTGGCCGACGAACTGGCGCTCGTGCATCCGGATGAAGCGAGCTTCGCCGGCATCAGCGCCTTGCTGGGCGGGCCGATCCTGTATCTGCTGGGCAATGCGCTGTTCAAATGGGTCAGCAATGACCGCGCCACGCCGCCGCTGTCGCATCTGCTGGGCATCCTGATCATCCTGGCGCTGATCCCGATGGCCTATGGCCGCCTGTACACGCCGTTGACCCTGGCCTGCATCACCAGTTGCGTGCTGGTCCTGGTGGCCGTCTGGGAACACATGGCCTTGCGCCGCCCGCCGCCGGATATCGATCTTTGA